In Electrophorus electricus isolate fEleEle1 chromosome 12, fEleEle1.pri, whole genome shotgun sequence, a single window of DNA contains:
- the crybb1l1 gene encoding beta-crystallin B1 produces the protein MSSSGDKKATSQTDGKAAQPKKAEMPMIAYKMYVFDQENFQGRMIEINAECKNVCEMGMDKVRSLRVECGPFVGWEQMNFCGEMYVLEKGDYPRWDCWSNSQRNDYLLSFRPVRMDPEKHKICLYEVGNFKGRKMEIMDDDVPSLYSYGFTDRVGSIIVSCGTWVGYQYPGYRGSQYLLEKGEYRHFNEYGARWPQMQSVRRIRDMQWHPQGCYTMAAK, from the exons ATGTCTTCCAGCGGGGATAAAAAGGCCACCTCCCAGACAGACGGCAAAGCCGCCCAGCCCAAAAAAGCTGAAATGCCCATGATAGCTTACAAG ATGTACGTGTTTGACCAGGAGAACTTCCAGGGCCGCATGATTGAGATCAACGCCGAATgcaagaatgtgtgtgaaatgggcATGGACAAAGTTCGCTCACTGCGTGTGGAATGTGGCCC CTTCGTGGGCTGGGAGCAGATGAACTTCTGTGGAGAGATGTATGTCCTGGAGAAGGGCGACTACCCTCGCTGGGACTGCTGGAGCAACAGCCAAAGGAATGACTACCTGCTCTCCTTCAGACCTGTCAGAATG GACCCTGAGAAGCACAAGATCTGTCTGTATGAGGTGGGCAACTTCAAGGGCCGCAAGATGGAGATCATGGACGATGATGTCCCCAGCTTGTACTCCTACGGCTTCACCGACAGAGTGGGAAGCATCATCGTCAGCTGTGGAAC ATGGGTGGGCTACCAGTACCCCGGTTACCGTGGCAGCCAGTACTTGCTGGAGAAGGGCGAGTACAGACACTTTAACGAGTACGGTGCCCGCTGGCCCCAAATGCAGTCCGTGAGGCGTATCCGTGATATGCAGTGGCATCCACAAGGCTGCTACACCATGGCCGCCAAGTGA
- the cryba1l1 gene encoding crystallin, beta A1, like 1, protein MMGMAPFFKVTVFEQEHFQGKCQEFTSECCNIQQCGFDNIRSIRVQSGAWVGYEHHDFQGQQFILERGEYPRWDSYCGNLSYHVERFLSFRPIYCADHQNSRIMIFECENSLGHSAKLCEDYPSLQAMGWGGTEVGSMHVQCGAFVCYEFPGYKGRQYIMECERHNGAYQHWRNWGSHSQTPQIQSIRRIQQ, encoded by the exons ATGATGGGTATGGCTCCCTTCTTCAAG GTTACCGTGTTTGAGCAGGAGCACTTCCAGGGCAAGTGTCAGGAGTTCACCTCAGAGTGCTGTAACATCCAGCAGTGTGGTTTCGACAACATCCGCTCCATCCGTGTGCAGAGTGGCGC CTGGGTAGGTTATGAGCACCATGACTTCCAGGGGCAACAGTTTAttctggagagaggagagtacCCCCGCTGGGACTCATACTGTGGAAACCTCTCCTACCATGTAGAGAGATTTTTGTCCTTCAGACCCATCTACTGTGCT GATCACCAGAACAGTCGTATAATGATCTTTGAGTGTGAGAACTCCCTGGGCCACAGTGCCAAGCTCTGTGAAGACTACCCATCTCTGCAGGCCATGGGCTGGGGCGGCACAGAAGTGGGCTCCATGCATGTGCAGTGTGGCGC gtttGTGTGTTATGAATTCCCAGGATACAAGGGCAGACAGTACATCATGGAGTGTGAGAGGCACAACGGGGCCTACCAGCACTGGAGGAACTGGGGTTCCCACAGTCAGACTCCTCAGATCCAGTCCATCCGTAGGATTCAGCAGTAA